One genomic segment of Acinetobacter oleivorans DR1 includes these proteins:
- a CDS encoding LysR family transcriptional regulator, whose protein sequence is MADLTYTSLNNWLKFKHLVLLETLARTNNMHLAAEQMNLSQPAVSKMLKEIEGLLGFPVFERLPRNMPVTALGEHVIRYAQRVLNDAKHFVEDIEILRLGGHGFLKVGGIFAATAVVIPNSIIEIKKQWPLLSIDVVEQTSDHLMEMLSEHTLDLAIGRFTDVTQSQFFDFQPLGPEPFCIVVNNAHPCAKKKFCTLEELLNWPWVLYPKGTPIRQRMEGAFARAKVKIPLNTVNTMSMQTFLQILKGAPMVGMLPEAMVIDQVKEGQLQILETDLILDAQDYGILTRKNEPVSDIASAFINILLKNAKRK, encoded by the coding sequence ATGGCTGATTTGACTTACACAAGCTTAAATAATTGGTTGAAATTTAAACATTTGGTGCTATTAGAAACTTTGGCGAGGACCAATAACATGCATTTGGCAGCCGAGCAGATGAACCTGAGTCAGCCCGCGGTGAGTAAAATGCTAAAGGAAATAGAAGGATTACTGGGCTTTCCTGTTTTTGAACGACTACCTCGAAATATGCCAGTAACGGCTTTAGGCGAACATGTAATTCGATATGCGCAGCGTGTGTTAAATGATGCAAAGCATTTTGTTGAAGATATTGAAATTTTACGATTAGGTGGTCACGGTTTTTTAAAAGTTGGTGGTATTTTTGCAGCAACCGCGGTGGTGATACCAAATTCAATTATTGAGATTAAAAAACAATGGCCGTTACTTTCTATTGATGTTGTTGAACAGACCAGCGACCATTTAATGGAAATGCTAAGTGAACACACTTTAGATTTAGCTATTGGCCGTTTTACAGATGTGACGCAAAGCCAGTTTTTTGATTTCCAACCTTTAGGCCCGGAGCCGTTTTGTATTGTTGTTAATAATGCTCATCCATGTGCCAAGAAAAAGTTTTGTACATTAGAAGAATTATTAAATTGGCCATGGGTACTCTATCCTAAAGGCACGCCAATTCGACAACGTATGGAAGGCGCATTTGCCCGAGCAAAAGTCAAAATTCCTTTAAATACGGTTAATACCATGTCGATGCAGACCTTCTTACAGATATTAAAAGGGGCACCTATGGTGGGGATGTTGCCCGAAGCGATGGTGATTGATCAGGTAAAAGAAGGGCAATTACAGATTTTAGAAACAGATCTAATTTTAGATGCACAGGATTATGGTATTTTGACGCGTAAAAATGAACCAGTTTCTGATATTGCATCGGCATTTATTAATATCTTGCTTAAAAATGCGAAACGTAAATAA
- the denD gene encoding D-erythronate dehydrogenase, whose protein sequence is MNVLITGGTGFIGKQIAKEILKSGSLTLDDNKPEPIDKIILFDAFAGDDLPQDPRVEVIVGDITDKTTVAHITENIDVVWHLAAVVSSAAEADFDLGMDVNLYGLLNLLEELRKKQTTPRVIFASGCAVFGGQLPEVVTDETVVTPKSSYGMQKAVGELLVSDYSRKGFIDGRILRLPTIVVRPGKPNKAASTFFSSIIREPLKGEMAVCPVQSDTPVFVTSPRRCVESMIKAASISSDVLQDNRIIPLPGLTVTVKQMLEALEKVAGKKATDLVQWQEDKTIQRIVQSWPVQVKAEYAESLGFQADENFESVIQAHIEDTQN, encoded by the coding sequence ATGAATGTGCTAATCACTGGTGGAACAGGTTTTATTGGAAAACAAATTGCTAAAGAGATCTTAAAATCTGGCAGTTTGACTTTAGATGACAATAAACCTGAACCCATCGATAAAATTATTCTGTTTGATGCATTTGCTGGTGATGATTTACCGCAAGATCCAAGAGTTGAAGTGATTGTCGGTGATATTACCGATAAAACTACAGTTGCTCATATTACAGAAAATATTGATGTCGTCTGGCATTTGGCTGCTGTGGTGAGCTCAGCAGCAGAGGCCGATTTTGATTTAGGTATGGATGTTAATTTGTATGGACTCTTAAATTTATTAGAAGAATTAAGAAAGAAACAAACCACGCCTCGAGTTATTTTTGCTAGCGGCTGTGCTGTATTTGGTGGCCAATTACCAGAAGTTGTGACAGATGAGACAGTGGTTACACCAAAGTCTTCTTACGGCATGCAAAAAGCAGTAGGAGAATTGCTGGTCTCAGATTACTCAAGAAAAGGCTTTATTGATGGCCGTATTTTAAGATTACCGACTATTGTGGTTCGTCCAGGTAAACCTAATAAAGCTGCATCAACATTTTTTAGTTCAATCATCCGCGAACCGTTAAAAGGTGAAATGGCTGTTTGCCCAGTCCAGTCAGATACACCTGTTTTTGTTACTTCACCACGACGTTGTGTTGAATCAATGATTAAAGCTGCATCAATTTCTTCAGATGTACTTCAAGATAACCGAATTATTCCTCTACCGGGATTAACAGTCACCGTTAAACAAATGCTTGAGGCGCTTGAAAAAGTCGCAGGCAAAAAAGCAACTGATTTAGTGCAATGGCAAGAAGACAAAACCATTCAACGTATTGTTCAAAGTTGGCCTGTTCAGGTGAAAGCTGAATATGCTGAATCTTTAGGTTTCCAAGCAGACGAAAATTTTGAAAGCGTGATTCAGGCACATATAGAAGATACCCAAAATTAA
- a CDS encoding MFS transporter has translation MEDIKNVSALEEQTIKRISNRIIPFLIILFIMAFLDRTNIGFAALHMNDALGITQTIFGLGAGVFFLGYFIAEVPSNILLHRFGARIWIARIMITWGIIAGLMGFIHSGTQFIVLRFLLGIAEAGFFPGVIFYLTLWFPAKYRARVFATFYLGLPIAQIIGAPISVGLMQWGNTIGYEGWRLMYILEGIPSIILGLICLKYLTNNPKEAEWLTAEQRQWLMSTLEREEREKEQSSEAALTKGEMIKQVFKNPLVWIMAIVYFGITSGSNAMFFFLPSVLESFRNTFGMQISLIQNGLLTAIPYAFAAVGMVLWSRRSDRKQERYKHGACAALMAAFAIAIALIVNQPWAIIVGFILLAIGVFSAINIFWTIPGQTLTGVGAAAGIGLINSVGNLSGFTGPYLTGYLYTTTGTYTVAFLAIAGFVAMGGLGLLLLARLKSNSLKVEQQQLKVRTAAEIK, from the coding sequence ATGGAAGATATCAAAAATGTAAGTGCTCTCGAAGAGCAGACAATCAAACGTATTTCGAATCGAATTATCCCGTTTCTCATTATTCTATTCATTATGGCATTCCTAGACAGAACCAATATTGGTTTTGCTGCATTACACATGAATGATGCACTTGGAATTACTCAAACCATTTTTGGTCTAGGTGCGGGAGTTTTTTTTCTAGGTTATTTTATTGCCGAAGTGCCAAGTAATATCTTGCTTCATCGTTTTGGAGCACGAATTTGGATTGCTCGAATCATGATTACTTGGGGAATTATTGCTGGACTCATGGGTTTTATTCATAGCGGTACGCAGTTTATTGTTTTACGGTTTTTACTTGGAATTGCTGAAGCGGGCTTCTTTCCGGGTGTGATCTTTTATTTAACCTTGTGGTTTCCTGCAAAATATCGCGCTCGTGTTTTTGCCACGTTCTATCTAGGATTACCAATTGCTCAAATTATTGGAGCACCAATTTCAGTCGGTCTTATGCAATGGGGCAATACCATTGGTTATGAAGGTTGGCGTTTAATGTATATCCTAGAAGGTATTCCATCCATTATTTTGGGATTAATCTGTCTAAAATATTTAACCAATAACCCAAAAGAAGCTGAGTGGTTAACAGCTGAGCAGCGCCAATGGTTAATGTCTACACTAGAGCGCGAAGAAAGAGAAAAAGAGCAGTCGAGTGAAGCTGCTTTAACAAAAGGAGAAATGATCAAACAAGTGTTTAAAAATCCTTTAGTGTGGATTATGGCAATTGTTTACTTTGGAATCACCTCTGGTTCAAATGCAATGTTTTTCTTCTTACCAAGTGTTTTAGAGTCATTCCGTAATACATTTGGTATGCAAATTAGCCTTATTCAAAATGGTTTACTTACAGCAATTCCATATGCATTTGCAGCTGTTGGTATGGTTTTATGGAGCCGCCGTTCTGACCGTAAACAAGAGCGGTATAAACACGGTGCTTGTGCTGCACTTATGGCGGCTTTTGCAATTGCGATTGCACTAATTGTAAATCAACCTTGGGCAATTATTGTGGGCTTTATTCTGCTCGCGATTGGTGTATTTAGCGCAATTAACATTTTCTGGACTATTCCTGGGCAAACTCTAACGGGGGTGGGAGCCGCTGCTGGAATTGGATTAATTAACTCGGTGGGTAATTTAAGTGGCTTTACTGGCCCATATTTAACTGGATATTTATATACGACCACAGGCACTTATACAGTCGCATTCCTTGCCATTGCAGGCTTTGTGGCGATGGGCGGCTTAGGACTACTGCTATTAGCAAGGTTAAAATCGAATAGTTTAAAAGTAGAACAGCAGCAACTTAAAGTTCGAACTGCTGCGGAGATAAAATAA
- a CDS encoding NAD(P)-dependent oxidoreductase, translated as MATIGFVGTGIMGLPMAMHLLKAGHQIKVWNRTSSKADSLKDAGAHLCFELEQVGKDVDFLICMLSDGKTSDEILFKEHGAISQLKPESTVIVMSSIPVEVAKVQGDKCRERGLKYLDAPVSGGEKGAQNASLAIMVGGDAKTFSQAETILRAMGRPILVGGVGCGMLAKLVNQMIVATTIATVSEGLLLASKAGADPIKLKQALTGGFADSPILQQHGERMLNRDFKPGGTARNQHKDIHTAVSYAKSLELNLPIAQQVSQLFENMLAAGDGELDHSGLIRELERMNPM; from the coding sequence ATGGCGACTATCGGGTTTGTGGGTACAGGTATTATGGGACTACCGATGGCTATGCATTTACTAAAAGCAGGCCATCAAATTAAGGTTTGGAATAGAACTTCTTCTAAAGCAGATAGCTTAAAAGACGCGGGTGCTCATCTTTGCTTTGAACTTGAACAAGTTGGAAAAGATGTAGATTTTTTGATTTGTATGCTCAGCGATGGAAAAACCTCTGATGAAATTCTATTTAAAGAACACGGTGCAATCTCTCAGTTAAAACCTGAAAGTACGGTTATTGTCATGAGTTCAATACCAGTTGAAGTTGCAAAAGTACAAGGTGACAAATGCAGAGAACGAGGGCTTAAATATTTAGATGCTCCTGTTTCTGGCGGTGAAAAAGGTGCTCAAAATGCAAGTCTCGCCATTATGGTGGGCGGTGACGCTAAAACATTTTCACAGGCTGAAACTATTTTACGTGCAATGGGGCGCCCAATTTTAGTTGGTGGTGTTGGCTGTGGAATGCTCGCAAAACTTGTGAATCAAATGATTGTAGCAACTACCATTGCAACTGTAAGCGAGGGCTTATTACTGGCCAGTAAAGCAGGCGCTGATCCTATTAAACTAAAACAAGCACTCACAGGAGGCTTTGCCGATTCTCCAATTTTACAGCAGCATGGTGAACGTATGCTAAATCGAGATTTTAAACCAGGTGGCACTGCTCGAAACCAGCATAAAGATATTCATACAGCCGTTAGCTATGCCAAATCACTAGAGTTAAATTTGCCAATTGCTCAACAAGTCAGCCAATTATTTGAAAATATGCTTGCTGCCGGAGACGGGGAGCTGGATCATTCTGGTTTAATTCGTGAACTTGAGCGAATGAATCCAATGTAA
- a CDS encoding AraC family transcriptional regulator — MANRSSLDSNQELAQLVDQWTREKGTFETAITGLTLYRAETLTQPSSSMMDASLCMIAQGKKQVILSEETYTYDSNHFLFTAIDLPVIAQVLEASVERPYLSIVLRLDPYVLAQIMLEAHIPFKDVNTEKKGMAVGVVNSELNDAFIRLIKLLDTPQDIPILSPLIIKEIFYRLLMSPQGDRLKRIVAAGTTGHRIVKAIEWLKTNFAKSFSVEELASTMGMSASSFHQHFRDITSMSPLQYQKRMKLTEARRLLITEEYDISTTSIQVGYESLSQFSREYKRFFGVSPSVDIKNI; from the coding sequence ATGGCGAATAGGTCTTCTCTAGACAGTAATCAAGAATTAGCTCAACTTGTCGATCAATGGACCCGAGAAAAAGGTACATTCGAAACAGCTATTACGGGGCTGACTTTATATCGTGCAGAAACATTGACACAACCAAGTAGCAGCATGATGGATGCAAGTCTATGTATGATTGCTCAAGGGAAAAAACAGGTGATTCTTAGCGAAGAAACCTATACGTACGACTCTAACCATTTCCTTTTTACTGCAATTGACCTGCCTGTCATTGCTCAAGTTCTTGAAGCTTCAGTTGAACGCCCCTATCTTTCGATAGTGCTACGGCTAGACCCGTATGTACTCGCCCAAATCATGCTTGAGGCCCATATTCCTTTTAAAGACGTAAATACTGAGAAAAAAGGAATGGCTGTTGGAGTAGTCAATTCAGAGTTGAATGATGCTTTTATACGGTTAATAAAACTACTAGATACACCACAAGACATCCCCATCTTGTCTCCTCTTATTATTAAGGAAATTTTTTATCGTTTATTGATGAGTCCACAAGGCGATCGACTTAAACGTATTGTGGCGGCCGGAACTACTGGCCATCGAATTGTGAAAGCGATTGAATGGCTAAAAACAAATTTTGCAAAATCCTTTAGCGTTGAAGAACTGGCAAGCACAATGGGGATGAGTGCTTCTAGTTTTCATCAACATTTTAGGGATATCACTTCAATGAGTCCCTTACAGTATCAAAAGAGAATGAAGTTAACCGAAGCACGGCGTTTATTAATAACCGAAGAATATGATATTTCAACGACCAGTATTCAAGTCGGATATGAAAGTTTGTCGCAATTTTCCCGAGAATATAAACGTTTTTTTGGGGTTTCTCCGTCAGTAGATATTAAGAATATATAA
- a CDS encoding NAD(P)-dependent alcohol dehydrogenase: MTIEVLGYAALSSETPLVPFKFERRTPREDDVVIQIEYCGVCHSDLHQAKNDWGFSAYPIVPGHEIVGRVTSIGPKVTKYKVGDLVGIGCMVDSCRTCSACHSGLEQYCEEGNIQTYGGVDRHDQRPTYGGYSQSITCSQDFVLKVPENLDARAVPPLLCAGITTWSPLRHWNVGKGSKVAVVGLGGLGHMAIKLANALGAEVTLFTRSANKEQDAKQLGAHHIVLSTDEAQMKSVLNQFDLIIDTVPYNHDLKPYIPTLALNGTIVLVGYLGEISANSVPMILGRKSIAGSVIGGIKETQELLDFCGEHNIVSEIEMIDMQNINEAFERMLKSDVKYRFVIDMKTLSDY; encoded by the coding sequence ATGACAATTGAAGTTTTAGGTTATGCCGCGCTGTCATCAGAAACTCCTTTAGTTCCGTTTAAGTTTGAACGTAGAACCCCACGTGAAGATGATGTTGTCATTCAAATTGAATATTGTGGTGTTTGTCATTCCGATCTACATCAAGCTAAAAATGATTGGGGATTTAGTGCTTATCCGATAGTTCCGGGCCATGAAATTGTAGGGCGTGTCACCTCAATTGGTCCTAAAGTCACAAAATATAAGGTCGGTGATTTAGTGGGAATTGGCTGTATGGTCGATTCATGCCGTACTTGTTCGGCTTGTCATTCAGGACTAGAGCAATATTGTGAGGAAGGTAACATACAAACTTATGGCGGCGTAGATCGCCATGATCAACGACCAACTTATGGTGGATATTCACAAAGCATTACATGTAGCCAAGATTTTGTATTAAAAGTACCTGAAAATCTGGATGCTCGAGCTGTACCACCACTACTGTGTGCTGGTATTACGACTTGGTCACCGCTGCGTCATTGGAATGTTGGAAAGGGCAGTAAAGTCGCTGTAGTCGGTTTAGGTGGTTTAGGGCATATGGCGATTAAACTTGCCAATGCTCTAGGCGCTGAAGTGACATTATTCACCCGCTCAGCAAATAAAGAACAGGATGCAAAACAACTCGGAGCGCATCATATTGTGTTATCAACAGATGAAGCTCAAATGAAATCAGTGTTAAATCAATTTGATTTGATTATTGATACCGTGCCTTATAACCATGACTTGAAGCCTTATATTCCAACACTAGCTTTAAATGGAACAATTGTGTTAGTTGGATATTTAGGTGAAATTAGCGCAAATTCAGTACCTATGATTTTAGGAAGAAAATCAATTGCAGGGTCGGTCATTGGCGGAATTAAGGAAACACAAGAGCTACTCGATTTTTGTGGTGAGCATAATATTGTTTCTGAAATAGAGATGATTGATATGCAAAACATTAATGAAGCTTTTGAACGTATGCTAAAGAGCGACGTGAAGTATCGTTTTGTGATTGATATGAAAACTTTATCTGATTATTAA
- a CDS encoding TetR/AcrR family transcriptional regulator: MPHSDLPFRALSVLHTSRHLFNKYGFHNVGVDRIVESAKIPKATFYNYFHSKERLIEMSLTFQKDGLKHEVISIIHTQKELTLVVKLRKIYFLHADLEGLYHLPFKAIFEIAKTHPKAYQTVVDYRNWFINEIYKLLLTTNPNALKQDAHMFLFVIDGAMVQLLDPSKPDERERLLDYFLVSFSL, from the coding sequence ATGCCACATTCAGATCTCCCATTTCGTGCTTTAAGCGTACTACACACTTCCCGCCATCTTTTCAATAAATACGGCTTTCACAATGTCGGGGTAGACCGAATTGTTGAGTCGGCAAAAATCCCAAAAGCGACTTTTTATAACTATTTTCACTCAAAAGAACGTCTAATTGAAATGAGTCTGACTTTTCAAAAAGATGGACTTAAACATGAAGTCATTTCAATTATCCATACTCAAAAAGAATTAACCTTAGTTGTAAAACTCCGCAAGATTTACTTTTTACATGCAGATTTAGAAGGGCTTTATCATTTGCCGTTTAAAGCTATTTTTGAAATTGCGAAAACACACCCAAAGGCCTATCAGACTGTAGTTGACTATCGAAACTGGTTTATTAATGAAATCTATAAATTGCTTTTAACAACCAACCCAAATGCTTTAAAACAAGATGCACACATGTTTTTGTTTGTGATTGATGGAGCAATGGTTCAGCTTTTAGATCCGAGTAAACCTGATGAAAGGGAAAGATTGTTAGATTATTTTTTGGTAAGTTTTTCTCTTTAA
- a CDS encoding PepSY-associated TM helix domain-containing protein: MLTQSSFWRSLYRLIHIYAGIFIAPFILFAAITGLLYAITPQIEQAIYKDVLYVEPLKQPPHKLSQQIEAAKQVMPKSAQVIEVRPAPSADQTTRVIFSDPIHDFTSEAVFIDPFTLQAKGHLAVYGTSGVLPFRTTLDQLHSNLLLGKWGRFYSELAASWLAILTLTGLYNWWKRRQNLKIRQTQKNRLLKWHSTLGLALFPLLLIIAITGLTWSEWAGDNIRVARQWLNWQTPTLATSLQEDNLPTVMHHEHHEMPHSENLNLNIISNEYDSALSIARAHGIDAAQIQIKPPTSGNQAWTIAEIQRKWPTQADSIAIDMEQHKVIDQLAFKDYSLVAKLTRWGVDAHIGVLFGWINQLVLALYAFVLCIMIVYAYRAAFKNSNLKLMTSHFVGQSLLVWNRATNSQKIGLILVGLVLGLSLPVFGFSILFTLFIFALRKYIPSKL, translated from the coding sequence ATGCTGACCCAATCATCCTTCTGGCGTAGTCTTTACCGTTTAATTCATATTTATGCTGGTATTTTTATTGCGCCATTTATCTTGTTCGCAGCAATCACTGGTTTACTCTATGCAATTACGCCTCAAATAGAGCAAGCAATTTATAAAGATGTTCTATATGTTGAGCCACTGAAGCAACCGCCACATAAGCTGAGCCAGCAAATTGAAGCTGCAAAGCAAGTAATGCCTAAGTCTGCACAGGTGATTGAAGTTAGACCAGCTCCAAGTGCTGACCAAACAACTCGTGTAATTTTCTCAGATCCTATACATGATTTTACGAGTGAAGCCGTTTTTATTGATCCTTTTACGCTTCAAGCCAAAGGTCATCTAGCAGTTTATGGTACCAGTGGGGTTCTGCCATTTCGGACTACACTCGACCAACTACATAGCAATTTATTACTAGGAAAATGGGGTCGCTTTTATAGTGAACTGGCAGCAAGCTGGTTAGCCATTTTGACTTTAACTGGACTATATAATTGGTGGAAACGCCGTCAAAATCTTAAAATCAGACAAACACAAAAAAATAGATTACTAAAATGGCATAGCACGTTGGGTTTAGCGTTATTCCCTCTCTTATTAATAATCGCCATTACGGGTCTTACATGGTCCGAATGGGCCGGAGATAATATTCGAGTTGCTCGTCAATGGCTTAACTGGCAAACCCCAACATTGGCAACTTCGCTTCAAGAAGATAATTTACCTACAGTGATGCACCATGAGCATCACGAAATGCCACATAGTGAAAACCTGAATTTAAATATTATTTCAAATGAATACGATAGCGCTCTTTCAATAGCCAGAGCACATGGTATTGATGCAGCACAAATACAAATCAAGCCACCAACCAGTGGAAATCAAGCTTGGACGATAGCCGAGATTCAGCGCAAATGGCCAACTCAAGCAGACAGTATCGCAATTGATATGGAACAACATAAAGTCATCGACCAACTTGCGTTTAAAGACTATTCACTGGTGGCAAAGCTCACTCGTTGGGGAGTTGATGCGCATATTGGTGTTTTATTTGGCTGGATAAATCAATTGGTACTAGCACTTTATGCTTTCGTGCTGTGCATTATGATTGTTTATGCATATAGGGCTGCGTTTAAAAACTCGAATTTAAAACTCATGACGAGCCACTTTGTTGGGCAAAGCCTATTAGTTTGGAACCGTGCAACTAACTCACAAAAAATAGGATTAATATTGGTGGGTCTCGTATTAGGGCTAAGCTTACCTGTTTTTGGTTTCAGTATTTTATTTACGCTATTTATCTTTGCTTTGCGTAAATACATTCCTTCTAAACTATAG
- a CDS encoding ABC transporter substrate-binding protein translates to MKSLVSILTLLILCGCSSSEQSRKTKENLVAHSICVFDSTNTKVCVAKPAQRIVSLFESGLDGLYMLGQGHKVIGIPAEVYIQPLLFNAYSKIDKRIANKQLATPSQGANATNIESLVLLKPDLVILGSGQTQTIELLRQFGIAVYVMESGTYQQVKEELSEIAILSGAQKRAQEILNFSDEIVAEVAAKTARQPNKQSIYYAWSGGRIFSTSGRQSITNDFIELAGAYNIVQTDANQPNVNPETLIEWNPDNIVLWNTNPKLIYERKELQGLSAVQNRKVFNLSPAFIYNPHTIKIIITAIYLNHSIYPEQSDLSVSALQQRILTKLYGGHLAKALVQ, encoded by the coding sequence ATGAAGTCATTGGTTTCAATACTCACTTTACTCATTCTATGTGGATGCTCTTCATCTGAACAAAGTAGAAAAACTAAAGAAAACTTGGTAGCCCATTCGATATGTGTTTTTGATAGTACAAATACAAAAGTTTGTGTAGCCAAACCAGCCCAAAGAATAGTTTCTCTATTTGAGTCGGGTCTAGATGGCTTATATATGCTAGGGCAAGGTCACAAAGTGATTGGTATACCAGCCGAAGTATACATCCAGCCTTTATTATTTAATGCCTATTCAAAAATAGATAAGCGTATTGCTAATAAACAGCTTGCGACGCCATCACAAGGGGCAAATGCAACCAATATTGAAAGTCTCGTATTGTTAAAACCTGATCTTGTGATTTTGGGGAGCGGGCAAACCCAAACGATTGAACTGTTACGGCAGTTTGGCATTGCTGTATATGTGATGGAGTCAGGTACTTACCAGCAAGTAAAAGAAGAGCTATCAGAAATTGCCATTTTGAGCGGTGCACAAAAGCGTGCTCAAGAAATTTTAAATTTCTCTGATGAAATTGTGGCGGAGGTCGCAGCCAAAACTGCACGTCAGCCAAATAAGCAATCGATTTACTATGCGTGGTCAGGAGGACGTATTTTTTCTACCTCTGGACGTCAGTCGATTACCAATGACTTTATTGAGCTGGCAGGTGCTTACAACATTGTTCAGACCGATGCTAACCAGCCCAATGTAAATCCCGAGACCCTCATTGAATGGAACCCTGACAATATTGTGCTTTGGAATACCAACCCAAAACTGATTTATGAACGAAAAGAATTACAAGGTTTAAGCGCTGTACAAAACCGTAAGGTTTTTAATTTAAGCCCTGCATTTATATATAACCCCCATACCATCAAAATCATTATTACGGCGATTTATTTGAATCATAGTATTTATCCGGAACAGTCTGATTTATCAGTAAGTGCTTTACAACAGCGTATTTTAACCAAGTTGTATGGTGGGCACCTTGCCAAAGCGTTGGTGCAATGA
- a CDS encoding FecCD family ABC transporter permease, with protein sequence MQKLKYYWFYPLPFVMIFISLLIGPTQTLSAWDYLRWGVQAVFGTPYFDAEQFRLMQNILVNVRLPRILLTFMVGAALATAGNGLQALFRNPLVDSYVLGISSGAAFGAALALSLSWLSPNLSAFIFGVCAVALTYLFAHQKHESQTSLVMVILSGMIVSGLFLAGLTVIQYLSDPFKLQAIVQWTMGNLHQASWQKVQYAVLPICIGLAGLFAMRWRLNLMALGAEEAQAVGVNPRWEQLLLIALVTVCTSTSVAAAGIISLYGLFMPHIVRMLVGPDHRYSIPANMVLGGSFLLLIDNFSRVLLTFEIPIGIFTMLLGAPFFLLLMKTQRTHWA encoded by the coding sequence ATGCAAAAGCTGAAATATTATTGGTTTTACCCGTTACCGTTCGTGATGATTTTTATCTCGTTGCTCATAGGGCCAACGCAGACATTGAGTGCATGGGATTATTTGCGGTGGGGTGTGCAAGCGGTGTTTGGTACACCATATTTTGATGCTGAGCAATTTAGACTGATGCAAAACATTCTCGTAAATGTCAGATTACCCAGAATTCTACTGACCTTTATGGTGGGTGCTGCGTTAGCAACTGCGGGAAATGGTTTACAGGCATTGTTTCGTAATCCTTTAGTTGACTCATATGTACTCGGTATTTCATCTGGTGCGGCGTTTGGTGCAGCTTTAGCACTTTCTTTAAGTTGGCTTTCGCCAAATCTATCAGCCTTTATTTTTGGTGTTTGTGCTGTTGCCTTAACGTATTTATTTGCGCATCAAAAACATGAAAGCCAGACGTCGTTAGTGATGGTCATTTTATCGGGCATGATTGTTTCGGGACTGTTTTTGGCAGGACTTACAGTCATTCAATACTTAAGTGATCCATTTAAATTACAAGCCATTGTGCAATGGACCATGGGTAACTTACATCAGGCGTCTTGGCAAAAAGTTCAATACGCCGTGCTACCGATTTGTATTGGTCTTGCTGGATTATTTGCAATGCGTTGGCGCTTAAACTTAATGGCACTCGGTGCTGAAGAAGCGCAGGCGGTTGGTGTTAACCCAAGGTGGGAACAGCTTCTTTTAATTGCTCTGGTGACTGTATGTACGTCAACTTCTGTGGCAGCGGCGGGAATTATTAGTTTATATGGGCTATTTATGCCGCATATTGTGAGAATGTTGGTTGGGCCAGATCACCGCTACAGTATTCCTGCCAATATGGTGTTGGGCGGCAGTTTTCTACTGTTGATTGATAACTTTTCGCGGGTTTTACTGACGTTTGAAATACCGATTGGTATTTTTACCATGCTACTTGGTGCGCCATTTTTCTTATTATTAATGAAAACACAGAGGACTCATTGGGCATGA